The Ananas comosus cultivar F153 linkage group 7, ASM154086v1, whole genome shotgun sequence genome has a window encoding:
- the LOC109712339 gene encoding ankyrin-1-like, giving the protein MAFPGSDKRLVKRIIEAAASGNLRALKKTARTLDDGSGIAATVASIRDLNGRGAFHVAATEGKIDVCKYFVEELGLDVNVTSYKGDTPLFHAALENHLAVVEYLLDHGADPSIPDERGYSVLHCASQEGHCEVVNLLLSKGIPVDPNSFVGTPLNAAARNRQEKIVKILLEHGANPNKVSDSIFSPLLVSVLTESLECTKLLIKAGADVNASTPSGTTPLSVAAHEGLTDFIKCLLEAGADPNVVNESGRRPIELAALFAKRHDVEILFHATSPIPYMPDWSVDGIISFVKSERFKLRDEELSSNRFAEMKSKGGNAFKKNEYLTAIYYYSMAMEMNPLDATIFSNRSVCWLRRGEGDRALHDAQVCRMLRPKWPKACYREGAARSLLNDYAGAADAFLEGLTLDPGNEEIEKALWEAVESMKKLHCSDKKQ; this is encoded by the exons ATGGCGTTTCCCGGATCTG ATAAAAGATTGGTAAAAAGGATTATCGAAGCAGCCGCTTCTGGGAATCTCCGTGCTCTTAAGA AAACGGCGAGAACTCTCGATGATGGGAGCGGTATTGCGGCCACTGTGGCATCGATTAGGGATTTGAACGGTCGCGGGGCGTTTCATGTCGCAGCGACGGAGGGAAAGATCGATGTGTGCAAATATTTTGTAGAGGAGTTGGGATTAGATGTTAATGTAACGTCGTATAAAG GTGATACTCCTCTGTTTCATGCGGCATTAGAGAATCACCTTGCTGTCGTTGAATATCTTCTTGATCATGGCGCCGATCCTTCTATACCAGACGAGAGAGGGTACTCTGTCCTTCACTGCGCTTCACAAGAAg GACATTGCGAGGTAGTAAATCTACTACTCTCGAAAGGGATCCCTGTAGATCCCAATAGCTTCGTTGGCACTCCACTGAATGCAGCTGCTCGCAACAGACAAGAAAAAATTGTGAAGATTTTGTTGGAGCACGGAGCAAAT CCTAACAAGGTTTCCGACAGCATCTTTTCACCGCTGTTGGTATCTGTTCTAACTGAATCGTTGGAATGCACGAAGCTACTGATCAAG GCTGGCGCTGATGTGAATGCTAGTACTCCAAGTGGAACAACTCCTTTATCAGTAGCAGCTCATGAGGGCTTAACTGATTTTATCAAGTGCTTGTTGGAAGCTGGGGCTGACCCAAATGTTGTCAATGAG TCTGGGAGAAGACCGATAGAGCTGGCTGCTCTGTTCGCTAAAAGACATGATGTTGAAATTCTCTTCCATGCGACTTCTCCCATTCCCTACATGCCAGATTGGAGTGTTGATGGAATAATCAGCTTTGTAAAATCTGAACGCTTCAAGCTACGG GATGAAGAATTATCCAGTAACAGATTTGCTGAAATGAAGTCTAAAGGAGGGAATGCTTTTAAGAAAAACGAGTACCTTACAGCAATATACTACTATTCTATG GCAATGGAGATGAATCCTCTCGATGCAACCATCTTTTCCAACAGGAGCGTCTGCTGGCTGCGCCGGGGGGAAGGGGATAGAGCATTGCACGACGCTCAGGTCTGTAGGATGCTGAGGCCCAAGTGGCCAAAAGCGTGCTACCGCGAAGGAGCAGCTCGTAGCTTACTCAAC GACTATGCAGGAGCTGCTGATGCATTCTTGGAAGGCTTGACACTCGACCCCGGGAATGAGGAGATTGAGAAAGCATTATG GGAGGCTGTGGAGTCCATGAAGAAACTCCATTGTTCTGATAAGAAACAGTAA
- the LOC109712623 gene encoding PRA1 family protein E-like, producing MSSATWPRYGTIPTSPEGPSAAAADADADADADAAAFFTRARARGRAFAGATRPWRELADPSAFARPYSYGEAVERARRNLGYFRSNYALVALVVLFLGLLWHPVSMIVFLLLFVAWLALYFCRDAPLVILRRPLDDRLVLAALALATVLALVFTHVGLNVLVSLIVSAAIVALHAAFRVTDDLYIEEQEAADRGLLSVVESRHVLPRGE from the coding sequence ATGTCCTCGGCCACGTGGCCCCGCTACGGCACCATCCCCACCTCGCCGGAGGGGCCCTCAGCCGCCGCCGcagacgccgacgccgacgccgacgccgacgccgccgcgtTCTTCACCCGCGCGAGGGCGCgggggagggccttcgccggcgCGACGCGGCCGTGGCGCGAGCTCGCCGACCCCTCGGCGTTCGCGCGCCCCTACAGCTACGGCGAGGCGGTGGAGCGCGCGCGGCGCAACCTGGGGTACTTCCGCTCCAACTACGCCCTCGTCGCCCTCGTCGTCCTCTTCCTCGGCCTCCTGTGGCACCCCGTCTCCATGatcgtcttcctcctcctctttgtCGCGTGGCTCGCCCTCTACTTCTGCCGCGACGCGCCCCTTgtcatcctccgccgccccctcGACGACCGCCTCGTCCtcgccgccctcgccctcgccacCGTCCTCGCCCTCGTCTTCACCCACGTCGGGTTGAACGTGCTCGTCTCGCTCATCGTCAGCGCCGCGATCGTCGCCCTGCACGCCGCGTTTAGGGTTACCGACGACCTCTACATCGAGGAGCAGGAGGCCGCCGACAGGGGGTTGCTCTCCGTCGTCGAGAGCCGCCACGTGCTCCCCCGGGGTGAGTGA
- the LOC109712412 gene encoding UDP-glucose:2-hydroxyflavanone C-glucosyltransferase-like — MAAAGGNRAPHIVLLPSAGMGHLIPFSRLAAALSALGCDVSFVIVHPTVSAAETRHVSDLLAAFPAIRPLPFHLPPLNSSVHVDPFFLQFEAIRLSAPQLITCVLNSSSSSSHSSNSSSPPVSALVIDISLASAFIPVAAEFRLPSYILFTSSAAMLSLCAYFPTYADTAAGVIGDIDIPGVQTLPRSWLPQALHNPGHLFTTQFVENGRALGKADGIVVNTFDAIEREALAALNAGKVAPGLPPAIAVGPLLPPPLTLRLREGPRASPPLSWLDAQPPRSVVYVSFGSRTAMPSAQMRELAIGLEMSGCKFLWVVKSRVVDRDEDEDEDEEDNSELREVLERVKGRGMVVKGWVEQAEVLGRESVGGFISHCGWNSVMEAAVSGTPVLAWPRHGDQRVNAEVVRRCGLGIWEEEWSWEGENGVGVVVVKGEEIARCVRRLMDDEGVRASAARVGVXAAAEKDCVFGLPEFVRKLKV, encoded by the coding sequence ATGGCGGCCGCCGGCGGCAACCGAGCGCCGCACATCGTCCTCCTGCCGAGCGCCGGCATGGGCCACCTGATCCCCTTCTCCCGCCTCGCCGCCGCGCTCTCGGCCCTCGGCTGCGACGTCTCCTTCGTGATCGTCCACCCCACCGTCTCCGCCGCCGAGACCCGCCACGTCTCCGACCTCCTCGCCGCCTTCCCCGCCATCCGTCCCCTCCCCTTCCACCTCCCCCCGCTCAATTCCTCCGTCCACGTCGATCCTTTCTTCCTCCAATTCGAGGCCATCCGTCTCTCCGCGCCGCAGCTCATAACTTGTGTGCtgaattcttcttcttcttcttctcattcttctaATTCCTCGTCCCCGCCCGTCTCCGCCCTCGTTATAGACATCAGCTTAGCCTCCGCATTCATTCCGGTCGCCGCCGAATTCCGCCTCCCTTCCTACATTCTCttcacctcctccgccgccatgCTCTCGCTCTGCGCCTACTTTCCCACGTACGCCGACACCGCCGCCGGCGTCATCGGCGACATCGACATACCGGGCGTGCAAACTCTGCCGAGATCTTGGCTGCCGCAGGCTCTTCATAACCCCGGCCACCTCTTCACGACGCAATTCGTCGAGAACGGCCGGGCGCTCGGAAAGGCCGACGGCATCGTCGTCAACACGTTCGACGCCATCGAGCGCGAAGCTCTCGCCGCGCTGAACGCGGGAAAAGTGGCGCCCGGGCTCCCCCCCGCGATCGCCGTCgggccgctgctgccgccgccgctgacGCTGAGGCTGCGCGAGGGACCGCGCGCTTCGCCGCCGCTGTCGTGGCTCGACGCGCAGCCGCCGCGGTCGGTGGTCTACGTCAGCTTCGGGAGCCGCACGGCGATGCCGAGCGCTCAGATGAGAGAATTGGCGATCGGATTGGAGATGAGCGGGTGCAAGTTCCTGTGGGTGGTAAAGAGCAGGGTGGTGGATcgagacgaagacgaagacgaagacgaagaagataATAGCGAGCTACGCGAGGTGTTGGAGAGGGTGAAGGGGAGGGGAATGGTGGTGAAGGGGTGGGTGGAACAAGCGGAGGTGCTGGGCCGCGAGAGCGTCGGCGGCTTCATAAGCCACTGCGGATGGAATTCGGTGATGGAGGCGGCGGTGAGCGGAACGCCGGTGTTGGCGTGGCCGAGGCACGGGGATCAGAGGGTGAACGCGGAGGTTGTGCGGAGATGCGGGCTCGGAATTTGGGAGGAGGAGTGGAGTTGGGAGGGCGAGAATGgggtgggggtggtggtggtgaaggGGGAGGAGATCGCGAGATGCGTGAGGCGGCTGATGGACGACGAAGGGGTCCGGGCGTCGGCCGCCAGGGTCGGGGTGNCCGCCGCCGCGGAAAAGGATTGCGTGTTTGGGTTGCCAGAGTTCGTTAGGAAGTTGAAGGTTTGA